From the genome of Aerococcus sanguinicola:
CATAATAATCAGGGCTCAGCCATTGGTTATAGTCGTCTGGAAAAGGCTTATAGTAAGAGTTAGATAAGCCATAGGAATAATATTCATCCACATGGTAGCCTAATTTATCTTGTCCTGTACGAAAGGCTGCCAGTAAGCAGATAGCCAGGGTTAGGAGGCCAATTAGCTTAAAGGCCAGCGATTTTTTTGAATCAGTCACTTGATACGCTCCCATCATTTTAGTTTTACTTAGGTATTATAACAAAAATTAAGGCCCAAGATTTTTTAAATCTAACTCGTCAATTTCTTCCCCCCTCCCCAACTTTCCTGACTTTGTCCCCCAGTGAGTGATCAGGGACAAGTCCCCTAAAAAGTGATAAGATAATCCCAACTTAAATGACACAGCGAGCAGGAGGAAAACCATGTCTTATTTTGAAAAATTCTTAAAAACCAACCAAGCCTATGCCGACCTACACGAAGATGCCCATCTTCCCCTCCACCCCAAGACCCGGGTGGCCATTGTGACCTGCATGGATTCTCGCCTGCATGTGGCCCAAGCATTGGGGCTGGCTCTCGGCGATGCCCATATCCTGCGCAATGCTGGGGGACGCGTCACCGAGGATACGATTCGCTCCTTGGTCATCTCCGAGCAACAATTAGGGACGCGTGAAATTGTAGTCCTCCACCACACGGACTGCGGCGCCCAGACCTTCACCAATGAAGGCTTCGCCCAGCAATTAAAAGAGGACCTCGGCGTCGACGTCAAAGGCCAAGACTTCCTTCCCTTCACCGATGTGGAAGACAGTGTCCGCGAAGACATTGCCCTGCTCAAAGCCTCGCCTCTAATCCCCGATGATATTATCATCTCCGGCGCCGTCTATGACGTAGACACCGGACGCATGCACCAGGTGGATTAGGATCTTTCTACACTTGAAGATTTAAGGCTCACAATTAATGTGTAAGGGATGACCATAAAAAAATATTAAGAAATCTAAGAAAACCATTTGACAATTATGAGATTTCGTCTTACAATGGGTTTAACTTTTGAAGATCAATAAAAAACATTGAAAAACGAGTAGGCTTATGAAAGTTTCTAGAGAGTAAGCGTTTGGTGGAAGCTTATAACGGCAGTAAGTTCGAAAATCATTTTCTTGATTGCAAGGCTGAAGCGTAGTAAGCCTTGTCGCAGTGGTGTGCGTTATCCTCCCCCGGCATTGTTGGATGCTCGAGCGCTTATTTCGGTAAGAATAAAGGTGGTACCGCGGACTATTTCGCCCTTTGTCTATAGGACAAGGGGCGTTTTTTTATGGTTTTCAAAGTCTGAAATGTTGCTGGTTAGTTATGGAAAATTAAGGAGGAATTATGATGAACAAGTTATCACGAAGTCAATTTTTACAAACTTCTATCATGCTGTTTGGTTTATTTTTTGGGGCTGGGAACTTAATCTTCCCCCCTCTACTCGGTAACCAGGCTGGGAGTCGGACCTGGATTGCCCTGGTCAGTTTTGCGGTGACAGCGGTCATCTTCCCCGTCTTAGGCACTATTGTGGTCGGTAAGACAGAGGGCCTCTCCCAGTTAGCCAACCGTGTCGGGCCTAAGTTTTCCATCATCTTTACCACAGCGATCTACCTATCCATCGGCCCTGGCCTAGGGATTCCCCGGGCTGGTTCTGTCCCCTTCGAGATGGCAGTGGCCCCCTATATCCCGGAAGCCATGAGCCTGGGTCTCGCCCGCCTCATCTATACCCTCGCCTTCTTTGCCTTGGCCCTCTGGCTCTGCCTCAAACCCAACCAATTAGTCAAGCGGGTCGGCAAGTACCTGACGCCCCTGCTCCTCTTAATGATCCTGCTCATGTTCGCCCGGGTCATGTTCATGCCTAAGGGCGTAGCGGAACCCGTCGATGCCTATGCCACAAGTCCTGTCGTCCAAGGTTTCCTCGAAGGCTATAACACCATGGATGCCGTGGCCGCCCTCAACTTCGGCTTTGTCATCTCCATGGCCATCCGCCGCTTTGGCGTCCAAGACAAGAAGGAAGTCGCCAAGTATACCATGAAGTCCGGCCTCCTCGCTGGCCTAGTCCTCTTCCTGGTCTACGCCATGTTAGCCGCTATCGGGATGGTCTCTTCCCAAAAACTGGCTGGAGCAGACAATGGAGCCTTCATCCTGACCCAAGCTGTCCAAGCTGCCTTAGGTAATTTTGGCTTGGTCTTCCTAGCCGGGATCTTCACCCTAGCCTGCCTGACAACCTGTGTCGGCCTCATCACTTCTGGCGCCGAATACTTCAACCAATTATTCAAGGAGAAACTCTCCTACCGGGCCTGGGTTTTTATCTGGACCGGCTTCTCCTTCTTAGTTGCCAACTTCGGTTTAAATAATTTACTGGCCTTCTCTGTCCCTGTTCTGACCGTCATCTATCCGGTTGCCCTCGTCCTTATCCTCATGGGTATCAGCCAGGAAGTCGTCCAATACGGTCCCCTCTCCTACCTCGTAGCGGCTACGGTCTCAGTCGCCCTCCCCTTGGTCGACATGTTGCAGACCACTTTCAAGGTCAGCTTCCCTGGCCTCACTTCACTCGTCGCTAACCTCCCCCTAGCCAGTCAAGGCCTGGGCTGGTTAGTCCCTACCCTAGTCGCCCTCCTCATCAGCCTGGCCTGCGAAAAAGTCCTACTCCCTCGCTATGCCAGCAGCCCAGTTAATGAATGGACCCGTTAATTCAGCTTTAACACGCTCCCCTGGAAAGCCAGGGGAGTTTTTTCGTGCAAAGAAAAGGGTGCTGGTGAACATCTGACTGCTCACTAGCACCTTTACAAGATTATTTACTTTTAGATTTGCAACTTAATACTAAAATCAAAAAGGAAAATGCTACTCACTAAAAATTATTTATTATTTTCTTTTTGTTGTGATTTAAAGATGAGGCACTCTTAATAATTAAGCAATGTAGTTTGAGCAGGAGTGGAGCTTTGAAGTTGGCCCTTAGCCATGAACAAGCAAGAACAGACTAATCAACCAAGAGAGCCTTGGCTTCAAAGAGCCAATCCCGGTAGAAGAAGAGCACGACTGCTAAGTAGAGGAGGTAAAGCAGGGCGCCCCCCACAAAGGGCATGAAGTTAGCCACCGCATAGAAGCAGACGGCATGGCTGACCAAGAGGAGGACCTCCCGCCAATTGTTTTTCAAATAAGTAAAGCGAATCTGGCTGGTATAGAAGAACCAGCAGATATAGCAGAGGGTCGTCGTCATAGCAACCGTTAGGATATCGTGCCAGACAAAGGATAGGCCCGCCACAAAGATAAAGGATAAGCCCGCATAAAGGACACTATCTCGGAAGTACTGGCGTTCCGGCACAGTGGCCTTGTAAATATTAGCTACCAAGATCCGCGAGAGCATAATATAGGGAATCGCAATAAAGGTAACTGACAAGAGGGTCGTCGCTGGCTCATACTTAGCCAGGAAGGTTAAGATAATCCACTTGAAGATAAAGAAGGCAAAGCCACTCAGAATGCCTAAGAAAATACAGGCTCGTTTGATCACATTCAAGAGCATCTGGTCCTTACGCTTGGCAATAACATTGTAGAAAACCATACCCACCGCATTGACGATCAAGAGGATCACATTGAGGACGGAATTCTGGAAGGAATACTGGGCAAATTCTTCAATATTGTACCACCACTTGGTTACCCAACTCCCGATCAGGCCAACAAAGGTTAAGGACATGTTAGCAAAGAGGATAAAGAAGCCGACCCGGAAGAGACCCAGGTGCTTTTTCCAAGAGAAGATAAAGTTTAGGCCCTGGTTCTTGATAAAGCGGTATTCATAGAAGACCGTCAGGAAGAGATAGGACAGGATATTGAGGACGATGTAGAGATAGTAATTGTCGCTTCGCATGAGGAAGATGGCCACCAAGAGGGTCAGGATATAGAAGATACTCTTGGAGATATTGGCCCGCGAGAAGGTCGCAAATTGTCCCGTAGCCTGCAAGAAATTCTGGTGGTACATGTTGATGGTATCGAAGAGGGTCACCGTCGAGAAGAGGGCCAAGATAGGATTCTTCACCACCAGAGAATAGGTCAGCATCAGGGCGAAGACGCAGAGCTGGTAGACCACAATAAAGTTATGCTCAGACCGGATCTCCAGCGGGTCCAAGTCTTCCAACCGCTTGCCCCCATATTTAATATAGATCCCATCATTATAGCCATAGTTAAACAAGTAAGTTATTGAAGTATACATGATATATTCGCGGTAGTTGCCGTAGTCAGCGACTGTCAGAATGGCCGGCAGGAGGAAGTTAATAATAAAACTCGTCCCGAAGCCAATGATGTTAGACAGGGCCACGTTAAAGATATTCTTCAATAATTTCATTCCTAACTCCTTTCAGAGCTCACTGTGGGCTCGGTAATTTTTGGTAGAGGCAGTATTCCCCCACCTGGTCGATTGCTTGGTAATTCGCTTGAATCCAATCCAAAAAGTCAGCTTCCACTTGAGAATTCAGAGACTGGCCTTCCTTGAGACGGTCCTTAATGACCAAGACCTGGGGCTGCTTATGGGTCAGGTCGGTCCGAAATTCATCCGCAATAGCTGGCGCCTGGTCTAAGTCAACGGCCGGCAAGTTGAAATAGCGAGTGGGTGCCTGCCGGTCAGTCAAGAGATAGAAGGCGCCGCCGAAGCGATGGGCATAAATCGGATCAGTAGGCTGACTTTCAGCC
Proteins encoded in this window:
- a CDS encoding beta-class carbonic anhydrase; the encoded protein is MSYFEKFLKTNQAYADLHEDAHLPLHPKTRVAIVTCMDSRLHVAQALGLALGDAHILRNAGGRVTEDTIRSLVISEQQLGTREIVVLHHTDCGAQTFTNEGFAQQLKEDLGVDVKGQDFLPFTDVEDSVREDIALLKASPLIPDDIIISGAVYDVDTGRMHQVD
- the brnQ gene encoding branched-chain amino acid transport system II carrier protein; this encodes MMNKLSRSQFLQTSIMLFGLFFGAGNLIFPPLLGNQAGSRTWIALVSFAVTAVIFPVLGTIVVGKTEGLSQLANRVGPKFSIIFTTAIYLSIGPGLGIPRAGSVPFEMAVAPYIPEAMSLGLARLIYTLAFFALALWLCLKPNQLVKRVGKYLTPLLLLMILLMFARVMFMPKGVAEPVDAYATSPVVQGFLEGYNTMDAVAALNFGFVISMAIRRFGVQDKKEVAKYTMKSGLLAGLVLFLVYAMLAAIGMVSSQKLAGADNGAFILTQAVQAALGNFGLVFLAGIFTLACLTTCVGLITSGAEYFNQLFKEKLSYRAWVFIWTGFSFLVANFGLNNLLAFSVPVLTVIYPVALVLILMGISQEVVQYGPLSYLVAATVSVALPLVDMLQTTFKVSFPGLTSLVANLPLASQGLGWLVPTLVALLISLACEKVLLPRYASSPVNEWTR
- a CDS encoding oligosaccharide flippase family protein, with the protein product MKLLKNIFNVALSNIIGFGTSFIINFLLPAILTVADYGNYREYIMYTSITYLFNYGYNDGIYIKYGGKRLEDLDPLEIRSEHNFIVVYQLCVFALMLTYSLVVKNPILALFSTVTLFDTINMYHQNFLQATGQFATFSRANISKSIFYILTLLVAIFLMRSDNYYLYIVLNILSYLFLTVFYEYRFIKNQGLNFIFSWKKHLGLFRVGFFILFANMSLTFVGLIGSWVTKWWYNIEEFAQYSFQNSVLNVILLIVNAVGMVFYNVIAKRKDQMLLNVIKRACIFLGILSGFAFFIFKWIILTFLAKYEPATTLLSVTFIAIPYIMLSRILVANIYKATVPERQYFRDSVLYAGLSFIFVAGLSFVWHDILTVAMTTTLCYICWFFYTSQIRFTYLKNNWREVLLLVSHAVCFYAVANFMPFVGGALLYLLYLAVVLFFYRDWLFEAKALLVD